TCTTTGTATGTTACCTGTCGTTTAAGCAGATAAACCCTGTAACCTGGAATGCTCTTTTCTGGATAATCATGCTTTTTGCTTCGGTCAATGCCATAGCTAAAAGTTTTCTTCAGGAGAATAAAGGGCGGCAATTGTACTACTACAGCATCGCCAGCGCCCGCGCCATTATCATTTCAAAAATAGTTTACAACATCCTGTTAATGCTGTTGCTGTCGGTGATTGCTATAGCTTTCTACTCACTGGTGTTCAATAATCCAATTGGCGACCCGCTTTTCTACTTGCTTTCTGTACTTGCCGGTAGTATCAGCTTTGCTTCCGTATTTACCATGATTTCCGGCATCGCATCAAAAGCAAATAATAGCGGAGCGCTGATGGCGATCCTTAGCTTTCCGGTAATTATACCTCTGCTTATCGTGCTGATAAAGTTTTCAAAGAATGCGATGGACGGACTTGACAGAAGTGTCAGCCTCGACGAAATAGGGGTCCTCCTGGCCATTAATATTATTGTTATAACCATCTCGCTGCTGCTGTTCCCGTTTCTCTGGAGGGATTGACGATTAGCTTTCAGCAATCAGCTTTCACCTCTTCTTTAAGCTTTCACCTTTCTGCTTTCCGCTCTACTTTAAACTTATCCTTTCAACTTTCAACACTCAACTTTCAACACTCAACTTTCAACTCCTCCGCCATGGCATGATTTTTTCTTATTAACTAATAAGAAACACACACTAAGGACTGTTATATGATAAATAAACCCCTGTTAATGCCAAATAAGACGTTTTTTAAAGGTATTTTTTTAAATCTCTTTATTTTTTTAATCCTGTTTTCGTTAAGCAATTGCAGCAAAAGGAAGTCAGGAGAGCAACCTGTACTGGACAGTGCTTATGTAACGCAGTACATGAATTCGAAGCCTGCATTTAAAGATGACCTTTATTGGGCCATGCAGTTTTATAAAGCAAGAGAATATAAGCTTGGCTGGTTTAAAGATCACGAAGTGGTTCCTGAAGCTGAAAAAATGCTTCAGGCTGTAAGCAAGGCTGAAGAAGAAGGGCTTGATCCAGCGAGGTATAATATAGTAGATTTTAAAAAGCTGTTTAAAGACCTGAAAGGCATAAAGAGGGATCTTGATAAACGTGATGCTCTGGAACAGGAAATAGATGCAGCGCTCTCCGCGACTTATTTAAACTGGGCCTCAGATTATTACAGGGGATTGCTGGAGCCTCGTGAGGCCAGGAAAGCGGATTGGGATGTGAAAAGAAACAGGATGAAGCTTGACCTTGCGCTGCAGACGGTATTGGGAGAAAGGGAAGATAAGCTGCCGTTTGCCAGCTTTCAGCCGATGCACCCTCAGTATGCTAACCTCAAGAAAGCTCTGGCAAACTACCGTCAGATTAAGGAAGACGGGGGATGGCCAAAGATTCCGCCCGGAGCAAAGCTGAAAGTCGGGCAGCGCTCTGAACTCGTTCCGCTGCTGCGCAAGCGTCTTTCTGCTTTTATAGCCAGGGATAGCGTCTCAGAACAAGGTGTTAATAATACGTTCAGTAAAGATCTTTCGGTTGCACTGAAACGCTTTCAGGATCAGAACGGGCTCACTGCAAATGGAGTGCTCACCCCTGAGACTATTAACTTTATGAATATCCCGGTTGAGGACCGCATCCGGCAGGTAATTATCAATATGGAAAGATGGCGCTGGATACCTCAAAGCTTTGAACCAAACTATCTCATCGTCAATATCCCTGAATATAAGCTTAGGGTTTACGAAAATGGTAAGGAAAAAATGGGCATGAAAGTGATTGTCGGCAAGGAGCTCAATTCTACCCCTATATTCAGCGACAAAATGGAGCATGTTGTAATATCTCCTTATTGGAATATTCCACCCGGTATTCTTAAGGAAGAAATAGCACCTAAGGCTGCCTCTAATTCGGGTTTCCTTGAGGCGATGGATATGGAAGTCATTACAAAGGACGGAGGTACAGTAGATCCTTCTACAGTCGACTGGTCGGCTGCTGGTACCTCTGGCTTTCAGTACATTGTACGCAGAAAACCCGGACCTAAAAATGATTTAGGAAGGGTGAAGTTTATATTTCCGAACTCCATGAACATATACCTTCACGATACGCCTTCTACTCAATTATTCAGTCAGTCGAAGCGCGACTTTAGTCATGGTTGCGTTCGCGTTGAAAAACCGATAGAACTCGCAGCATATTTGCTACGCAATGCGGGATGGGACCGATCAAAAATATTGGACCAGGTGAGTACGCGTGAAGAGAAGTATGTGCCATTAAAAGAAAAGCTTCCTGTCTACATTGTTTATTTTACTGCTGCTGCAGATGAGAACGGCAGAGTAAGGTTTTATGATGATGTTTATGAGCACGACCGCAAGCTAAAGGCGATGTATTTTAGTAAACTGTAGCTTAGTATGGGGTAGCAAGTAGCAAGATGCAAGTATCAGGTAGCAAGATGCAAGTATCAGGCAGCAAGATGCAGGTTGCAGGAATCAGGTATCAAGATGTAGGGTGCAAGTATCAGGCAGCAAACCGCGATAGGTTGTATGTTTAATTAAACGTACAACCTATTACTTAAAACTTATAACTTTATCCCATGAACCCCGAAATACTTCAGCAGATAGTGACAATGAAAATGCCGTTTGGCAAATATACCGGGACTTTGATTTGCAACCTTCCTGAGTCGTACCTCGTTTGGTTTTCGCAAAAGGGATTTCCTCAGGGTAAACTTGGCATGATGCTGCAAACGATGTACGAGATCAGGCTAAACGGTCTTGAATATTTGCTGACACCGCTTAAAAACAAGACAATGGGCAATGTGAATATCGAAACTTTTAAAGGCCCTTACAAAAAGTAACTGGTAAAGCAATGAGGGTGTCGACGCCACTACTCAACCCCAATTCAGCTTTCGGCATTCCATTTTCAGTATTTCACTTTCTCTTTGAACATTCAACTTTGAACATTCAACGTTCAACTTTCAGCCCTCGCCTTTCGGCTTTCACCTCTCAACCTTGAACTTTCAACCTTCAACTCTCCGCTTTATCGGTAGGCTGTATGTCGTTTTCTACTTCAAGCTTTTGTTGTACTTTATCACTTTTTGATCGCAATTGCCGGTTTTTCATCGGACTCTCACCCGGGTTTTCATCTCCCAGAAGTACTCCCCAGGGCTTGAACATTTCAGAACGGTCGAAAATTATCTTCATGACCGCAATGATCGGCAAGGAAAGGAACATACCTGAAATTCCCGAAATTGCCCCTCCTATGAGGACGCCGACTATCGCTCCGAGTGCATTGATCCTCACCTTTGACCCTACTATGCGTGGCATAAGGATATTATTATCGAGGAATTGGACGAAAGCGATCGTACATAGCACAATCAACACCGGAGTCAGGGACTGCGAGGAACTAAGTGTTAAAATTACCCCTATGATATTGCCAATAAGCGCACCCACGTAAGGGATCAGATTAAGAAGGGCGAATAACACGCCGATCAACAAAGCATGTTTGATGCCAAACAGAAGTAATAAGCCCCCTACGAGAACACTCATATAGGTGATTTGGATTAGCAAGCCAATAAGATAGCTCTTGATGATTGATTCGCTTTCGCCTAATACTTCTTCTACTTTTTCGTGTTGATCGGGCTTGAACCACATGAAAATGAAGCGCAGAAGCAGATTCTTATAAGAAAGTATCAGGAATACATAGATTGGTAAAAGTCCGAGGAATATGAAAGCAGAAGATACAGAACCTGCAGCTCCGCCCAGTATGGAAGCCGAATAATTTAGCAGCTTGCTGCTTTGTTCATCAATGAATTTTAACTGCTCCGTGGTAGAGAAGTGGCTGATGTCATTGATCCATTTACTCAGAGAACTGAGATGTAGACTGACGTTTTTCTGAATCTGGGGGAAGTCGGCTATCATGCGACCCATCTGCGAAGAAAAAAACCATCCGATTAATGAAACAATGGTTAGCATCAGCAGGATTGGAATCAGGATGGCCAGAAAATCAGGAAATCTTTTCTTTCGGAAGAACCGGTACAACGGCAGCAGAACGATGCTGATAAAGAATGCCATGATAAGAGGCATAATGATATTATTTCCAAGCACCAGAAGTGCCCCGAGTAAGAACAGGCCAAGCAGCTCTATGGACCGCTTTACTGTTACAGGAATTTCTTTCATATATATGTGTGAGATTAAAGTTATAACAAAGAAAGAACAAATAGGTTGCGGATACAATCTCCATTCAGAAGAAATATATTACTCTTCCTGCCTTATACGGGT
The window above is part of the Arcticibacter tournemirensis genome. Proteins encoded here:
- a CDS encoding heme exporter protein CcmB; protein product: MDLLGQVRYLIKKEIVLEWRSKYALNGILLYVVSTIFVCYLSFKQINPVTWNALFWIIMLFASVNAIAKSFLQENKGRQLYYYSIASARAIIISKIVYNILLMLLLSVIAIAFYSLVFNNPIGDPLFYLLSVLAGSISFASVFTMISGIASKANNSGALMAILSFPVIIPLLIVLIKFSKNAMDGLDRSVSLDEIGVLLAINIIVITISLLLFPFLWRD
- a CDS encoding L,D-transpeptidase family protein → MPNKTFFKGIFLNLFIFLILFSLSNCSKRKSGEQPVLDSAYVTQYMNSKPAFKDDLYWAMQFYKAREYKLGWFKDHEVVPEAEKMLQAVSKAEEEGLDPARYNIVDFKKLFKDLKGIKRDLDKRDALEQEIDAALSATYLNWASDYYRGLLEPREARKADWDVKRNRMKLDLALQTVLGEREDKLPFASFQPMHPQYANLKKALANYRQIKEDGGWPKIPPGAKLKVGQRSELVPLLRKRLSAFIARDSVSEQGVNNTFSKDLSVALKRFQDQNGLTANGVLTPETINFMNIPVEDRIRQVIINMERWRWIPQSFEPNYLIVNIPEYKLRVYENGKEKMGMKVIVGKELNSTPIFSDKMEHVVISPYWNIPPGILKEEIAPKAASNSGFLEAMDMEVITKDGGTVDPSTVDWSAAGTSGFQYIVRRKPGPKNDLGRVKFIFPNSMNIYLHDTPSTQLFSQSKRDFSHGCVRVEKPIELAAYLLRNAGWDRSKILDQVSTREEKYVPLKEKLPVYIVYFTAAADENGRVRFYDDVYEHDRKLKAMYFSKL
- a CDS encoding DUF3820 family protein, translating into MNPEILQQIVTMKMPFGKYTGTLICNLPESYLVWFSQKGFPQGKLGMMLQTMYEIRLNGLEYLLTPLKNKTMGNVNIETFKGPYKK
- a CDS encoding AI-2E family transporter, with protein sequence MKEIPVTVKRSIELLGLFLLGALLVLGNNIIMPLIMAFFISIVLLPLYRFFRKKRFPDFLAILIPILLMLTIVSLIGWFFSSQMGRMIADFPQIQKNVSLHLSSLSKWINDISHFSTTEQLKFIDEQSSKLLNYSASILGGAAGSVSSAFIFLGLLPIYVFLILSYKNLLLRFIFMWFKPDQHEKVEEVLGESESIIKSYLIGLLIQITYMSVLVGGLLLLFGIKHALLIGVLFALLNLIPYVGALIGNIIGVILTLSSSQSLTPVLIVLCTIAFVQFLDNNILMPRIVGSKVRINALGAIVGVLIGGAISGISGMFLSLPIIAVMKIIFDRSEMFKPWGVLLGDENPGESPMKNRQLRSKSDKVQQKLEVENDIQPTDKAES